The Sphingobium aromaticiconvertens genome has a segment encoding these proteins:
- a CDS encoding MGH1-like glycoside hydrolase domain-containing protein, with product MAIAAAPALAAQPQPLAILDYARFGHHVDRFNAQDPERPFNLIPNSGAWEWMMRNVPAFECPDPQVEEIYWFRWWSYRKALVRTPEGINATEFYHRAPVSSAVGHHVMEGRWLRDPSWVDNILRYWLGDRADGAAPKDLFKYSGWTIWAAWQRWLVTGDTAGMAAMFDAFQIYYQGWERERMNPDGSFWQYDVRDAMEESISGSRTDRNLRPPLNSYMYGNAVAMAAIARLTGRPELERGYRDKAATLKHVVQDRLWDKRADFFKVRFVHPGQPDDGTLSDAREALGFIPWYFDLPDRERGYEAAWAQLRDPQGFDAPFGITTAERRHPRFRYRVEGRCEWNGPVWPFATSQTLTALGNLLNKGAQPHVATRDYFDALRTYARATYRDGKPYIGEYLDEVTGRYLHNDLERGRYYNHSTYCDLVINGLVGVRPEAGERLVVHPLVPDDAWDWFALDGVPYRGRILTILWDRDGARYRKGKGLTLLVDGKVVARSAKLKRLSARIA from the coding sequence GTGGCGATCGCCGCCGCTCCCGCACTCGCTGCGCAACCGCAACCACTCGCCATACTCGATTATGCGCGTTTCGGGCATCATGTCGATCGGTTCAATGCGCAGGATCCGGAACGCCCGTTCAACCTGATCCCCAACAGCGGGGCATGGGAATGGATGATGCGCAACGTCCCGGCCTTCGAATGTCCCGACCCCCAGGTTGAGGAAATCTACTGGTTCCGCTGGTGGAGCTATCGCAAGGCGCTGGTCCGCACGCCCGAGGGCATAAACGCCACGGAATTCTATCATCGCGCACCGGTCAGCAGCGCCGTCGGCCATCATGTGATGGAAGGACGATGGTTGCGCGACCCAAGCTGGGTCGACAACATCCTGCGCTACTGGCTGGGCGATCGTGCCGATGGGGCGGCGCCCAAGGATCTGTTCAAATATAGCGGCTGGACGATCTGGGCCGCCTGGCAGCGCTGGCTGGTCACTGGCGATACCGCCGGGATGGCCGCCATGTTCGATGCGTTCCAAATCTATTATCAGGGCTGGGAGCGGGAAAGGATGAACCCGGACGGGTCATTCTGGCAATATGACGTGCGCGACGCGATGGAGGAATCGATCAGCGGTTCGCGCACGGATCGCAATCTGCGCCCGCCGCTCAACAGCTATATGTACGGCAACGCCGTCGCGATGGCGGCGATCGCCCGGCTGACCGGACGGCCCGAACTGGAGCGCGGCTACCGCGACAAGGCCGCGACACTCAAGCATGTGGTGCAGGATAGATTGTGGGATAAGCGCGCCGATTTCTTCAAAGTGCGCTTCGTCCACCCCGGCCAGCCCGACGACGGCACGCTAAGCGATGCGCGCGAGGCGTTAGGCTTCATCCCCTGGTATTTCGACCTGCCCGACCGAGAGCGCGGCTATGAGGCGGCGTGGGCGCAGCTTCGCGATCCCCAGGGCTTCGACGCACCCTTCGGCATCACCACGGCAGAGCGGCGGCATCCGCGTTTTCGATACCGGGTCGAGGGGCGGTGCGAATGGAACGGGCCGGTCTGGCCATTCGCGACGTCGCAGACGCTGACGGCGCTCGGCAACCTGTTGAATAAGGGCGCGCAGCCGCATGTCGCCACGCGCGACTATTTCGATGCATTGCGCACCTATGCCCGCGCGACCTATCGTGACGGCAAGCCCTATATCGGCGAATATCTGGATGAGGTGACGGGCCGATATCTCCACAACGATCTGGAACGCGGCCGATATTATAACCATTCTACCTATTGCGACCTGGTGATCAACGGGCTGGTAGGCGTGCGGCCTGAAGCGGGAGAGCGGCTGGTCGTACATCCGCTGGTGCCCGACGATGCCTGGGACTGGTTCGCCCTTGACGGGGTTCCGTATCGCGGGCGCATATTGACGATCCTGTGGGACCGGGACGGCGCGCGCTATCGCAAGGGCAAGGGGCTGACCCTGCTGGTCGACGGTAAGGTGGTTGCCCGTTCGGCAAAGCTCAAGCGGCTGTCCGCCCGGATCGCATAG
- a CDS encoding SDR family oxidoreductase produces MIDLSGKTALVTAAAHGIGRASVLALAQAGAHVIATDIDEDALEGLSGASVETARLDVLDPAAIDGMADRMARADILFNCAGVVHSGTLLEASDDDLDFAYALNIKAMTRMIRACLPGMIDRREGAIINMASVASSVKGVPNRFVYGVTKAAVIGLTKAVAADYVGMGVRCNAICPGTVDTPSLNARLAAQGDYEETRAAFVARQPIGRLGQAEEIADLVVYLAGATYTTGQIHNIDGGWSI; encoded by the coding sequence GTGATCGACCTGTCGGGCAAGACCGCCCTCGTCACCGCCGCCGCCCATGGCATAGGCCGTGCTTCCGTCCTGGCGCTGGCGCAAGCGGGCGCGCATGTCATCGCCACCGATATCGACGAAGACGCTCTGGAAGGACTGAGCGGTGCGTCGGTGGAAACGGCGCGGCTGGACGTGCTGGACCCGGCCGCCATCGACGGCATGGCCGACCGGATGGCCCGCGCGGACATCCTGTTCAACTGCGCGGGCGTAGTCCATAGCGGGACGCTGCTGGAAGCCTCCGACGACGATCTCGACTTTGCCTATGCCCTGAACATCAAGGCGATGACCCGGATGATCCGCGCTTGCCTGCCCGGCATGATCGATCGGCGCGAAGGCGCCATCATCAACATGGCCTCGGTCGCTTCCAGCGTGAAGGGCGTGCCCAATCGCTTCGTCTATGGCGTGACCAAAGCAGCGGTAATCGGCCTGACCAAGGCAGTGGCCGCCGATTATGTGGGAATGGGCGTTCGCTGCAACGCCATCTGTCCCGGTACGGTCGACACGCCTTCGCTTAACGCGCGGCTGGCGGCGCAGGGGGATTATGAGGAAACCCGTGCCGCCTTCGTCGCGCGGCAGCCGATTGGACGGCTGGGTCAGGCAGAGGAAATCGCCGATCTGGTCGTCTATCTGGCGGGCGCAACCTATACTACGGGACAGATTCACAATATCGACGGCGGCTGGTCGATATGA
- a CDS encoding Gfo/Idh/MocA family oxidoreductase gives MSALQQHWPMPTAPRPIVIIGAGGIVRDAHLPAYRKAGFVVAGLFDTDRHRAQELADAWNVPIVFGSLEEAAAADAIFDVAAPPVAHRAILSALPEGASILLQKPMGLDLAEATAIRQLCRDRRLIAAVNFQLRYAPMMLAVADAITRGDLGELVEIEVHINLVTPWHLFPHLNANPRVEIVSHSIHYLDAIRALAGNPLAVMARSYGHPSSPLADTRTSAILDYGSALRAVLSINHHHDFGRRFQDAAFRIEGTQGAAMIKLGLLLDYPTGEADELWTAPRGGPWEQHSLDGGWFPDAFIGPMANLQRFTAGEDDRLATHVEDAWHSMALVEACYQSNTRPGTPVPGY, from the coding sequence ATGAGCGCCCTGCAGCAACATTGGCCGATGCCGACGGCGCCCCGGCCCATCGTCATCATCGGTGCAGGCGGGATCGTGCGCGACGCGCATCTGCCAGCCTATCGCAAGGCGGGGTTCGTCGTCGCGGGCCTGTTCGATACCGATCGACACCGGGCGCAGGAACTGGCTGATGCGTGGAATGTGCCGATCGTCTTTGGATCGCTGGAGGAAGCGGCGGCGGCGGATGCCATATTCGACGTGGCTGCGCCGCCGGTCGCGCATCGGGCTATCCTGTCCGCCCTGCCCGAAGGCGCAAGCATATTGTTGCAGAAGCCGATGGGGCTGGACCTGGCCGAAGCAACCGCGATCCGGCAGCTATGCCGGGACCGACGGCTGATCGCCGCCGTCAATTTCCAGCTTCGCTATGCACCGATGATGCTGGCGGTCGCCGATGCGATCACGCGCGGCGATCTGGGCGAACTGGTCGAGATTGAGGTCCATATCAACCTCGTCACGCCATGGCATCTGTTCCCCCATCTCAATGCCAATCCGCGCGTGGAAATCGTGTCGCATTCGATCCATTATCTGGATGCGATACGTGCGCTGGCGGGCAATCCCCTGGCAGTGATGGCACGCAGCTACGGCCATCCGTCCAGCCCGCTGGCGGACACGCGCACCAGCGCGATACTGGACTATGGCAGTGCGCTGCGCGCGGTCCTGTCGATCAATCATCATCATGATTTTGGCCGTCGTTTCCAGGACGCGGCCTTCCGCATCGAAGGGACGCAGGGCGCGGCGATGATCAAGCTCGGCCTGTTGCTCGACTATCCCACCGGCGAGGCAGATGAATTATGGACTGCCCCGCGTGGCGGACCATGGGAACAACATTCGCTGGACGGCGGCTGGTTTCCCGACGCGTTCATCGGCCCGATGGCCAATCTCCAGCGCTTTACCGCGGGGGAGGATGACCGCCTCGCCACCCATGTCGAGGATGCCTGGCACAGCATGGCGCTGGTCGAGGCCTGTTATCAATCCAACACCCGCCCCGGCACGCCTGTGCCCGGATATTAG
- a CDS encoding sugar ABC transporter substrate-binding protein, giving the protein MTPPTLRVAVRRFGPFESAIIKQFADFLAVTGIDASIEAVPMDLNPLHESIIGQRGLASGAWDIAFMATDWLAEAQAAGLLEDLAPHMTRAPVPDFPQAWSPSLTGMQRFAGGYWGMPYHDGPECLIYRRDLLDAAGLDVPRTWDDYHAAARALHRPQDDLYGTVLALFPDGHNGFYDFCIHIWSRGGEPFDAAGRPDFTSGPAHAALDYLRALAADDGAIAPDARTLDSVASGMLFAQGKVALMANWFGFAAYADTADDSRVRGLVDVAPLPAGPSGQSVSLNVFWVLGIGSGSRHKALAWDFLRHCASAPMDRITAMEGAIGVRRSTWSDPDINAMIPYYHRLDWLHDHARQMPLTPHLAAISQIVDDMLGQAMTSNAPTAQLLAQAQTRAEQIV; this is encoded by the coding sequence ATGACCCCCCCCACGCTGCGCGTCGCCGTCCGGCGGTTCGGGCCGTTCGAGAGCGCCATCATCAAACAATTTGCCGACTTCCTGGCGGTCACAGGCATCGATGCGTCGATCGAGGCGGTGCCGATGGACCTCAATCCGCTGCATGAGAGCATCATCGGCCAGCGCGGCCTTGCCAGCGGCGCGTGGGACATCGCCTTCATGGCGACCGACTGGCTGGCCGAAGCGCAAGCGGCGGGTCTGCTGGAGGATCTGGCGCCGCACATGACACGCGCGCCAGTGCCGGACTTTCCGCAGGCCTGGAGTCCGTCGCTAACGGGCATGCAGCGCTTTGCCGGCGGCTATTGGGGGATGCCCTATCATGACGGACCGGAATGCCTGATCTACCGCCGCGACCTGCTGGACGCCGCCGGGCTGGACGTGCCCCGGACATGGGATGATTATCATGCGGCGGCGCGAGCGCTGCACCGGCCGCAGGACGATCTGTACGGAACCGTGCTGGCGTTGTTTCCCGATGGGCATAACGGCTTCTACGATTTCTGCATCCACATCTGGTCGCGGGGCGGCGAGCCGTTCGACGCGGCCGGACGCCCGGATTTCACCAGCGGCCCGGCCCATGCGGCGCTTGATTATCTGCGCGCGCTGGCGGCCGATGACGGGGCGATCGCGCCCGATGCGCGGACGCTGGACAGCGTCGCGTCGGGCATGTTGTTCGCGCAGGGCAAGGTTGCCCTGATGGCCAACTGGTTCGGTTTCGCCGCCTATGCCGACACGGCCGACGACAGCCGGGTGCGCGGGCTGGTGGATGTCGCTCCCCTGCCCGCTGGCCCGTCCGGCCAGAGCGTATCGCTCAACGTCTTCTGGGTGCTGGGCATCGGTTCGGGGTCGCGGCACAAGGCGCTGGCCTGGGATTTCCTGCGCCATTGCGCCAGCGCGCCGATGGACCGGATCACGGCGATGGAAGGCGCTATCGGCGTGCGCCGGTCGACCTGGAGCGATCCGGACATCAACGCCATGATCCCCTATTACCACCGGCTCGACTGGCTGCACGATCATGCCCGCCAGATGCCTTTGACGCCGCATCTGGCGGCGATATCGCAGATCGTCGATGACATGCTGGGCCAGGCGATGACCAGTAACGCGCCGACTGCGCAGTTGCTGGCGCAGGCACAGACGCGCGCAGAGCAGATCGTATGA
- a CDS encoding ABC transporter permease, with the protein MTAPTDWRRIFGLREAGVYYALALLIAVLAAIAANRGLPAYISGQNLGNIAYQAALVGIMGVAMTVMLITGAFDLSVASVAALAAAVLVALAGQIGFVPAAVAALCTAAAIGLLNGAIVQFVGINAFIVTLGTLTAVRGLVLILTDGRSLMVEQPQVLAQMLAFESTRIAAFWPMLILAGVLLALGAWRRHGPTVLGGAALGAVALAAGPGLSLAAPVLYLALFTCLIGFVLRFTVMGRRIYAVGGNAEAARLSGINVDAYRIGAFVLSSAAAGFAGILFGCRLGAINPTALQGTELTVIAAAILGGTSLLGGAGSVLKTVVGAFLLFTLTNGFNILNLGANYQGLIEGIVVITAAAIYTVGAGRARRPAKADTSPPPSAQGAAA; encoded by the coding sequence ATGACCGCCCCTACCGACTGGCGTCGCATCTTCGGATTGCGCGAAGCCGGCGTCTATTATGCGTTGGCGCTGCTGATCGCGGTGTTGGCCGCGATCGCCGCCAACCGCGGCCTGCCCGCCTATATCAGCGGCCAGAATCTGGGCAATATCGCCTATCAGGCTGCGCTGGTCGGCATCATGGGTGTTGCCATGACGGTGATGCTGATCACCGGCGCCTTTGACTTGTCGGTGGCGTCAGTGGCGGCATTGGCGGCGGCGGTGCTGGTTGCGTTGGCGGGTCAGATCGGCTTCGTACCCGCCGCCGTCGCCGCGCTCTGCACCGCCGCCGCGATCGGGCTGCTCAATGGCGCGATCGTCCAGTTCGTCGGCATTAACGCCTTCATCGTCACGCTGGGCACGCTGACCGCCGTGCGGGGGCTGGTGTTAATCCTGACCGACGGGCGATCGCTGATGGTCGAGCAGCCGCAGGTGCTGGCGCAGATGCTGGCGTTTGAGAGTACGCGCATCGCCGCCTTCTGGCCGATGCTGATCCTTGCAGGAGTGCTTCTCGCGCTCGGCGCATGGCGGCGGCACGGGCCGACGGTGCTGGGCGGCGCGGCGCTGGGCGCGGTGGCTTTGGCGGCCGGTCCCGGCCTCAGCCTCGCCGCGCCAGTCCTCTATCTGGCACTGTTCACCTGTCTGATCGGCTTCGTGCTGCGCTTCACCGTCATGGGCCGCCGCATCTATGCGGTGGGCGGCAATGCGGAGGCGGCCCGGCTGTCGGGCATAAATGTCGACGCCTACCGCATCGGCGCTTTCGTTCTGTCCAGCGCCGCCGCGGGCTTTGCGGGGATATTGTTCGGCTGCCGTCTGGGAGCGATCAACCCGACCGCGCTGCAGGGGACGGAACTGACGGTGATCGCCGCCGCGATCCTGGGTGGCACATCGCTGCTGGGGGGCGCTGGCAGCGTGTTGAAGACCGTGGTCGGCGCTTTCCTGCTTTTCACCCTGACCAACGGGTTCAACATCCTCAACCTGGGCGCCAACTATCAGGGGCTTATCGAAGGCATCGTCGTGATCACGGCGGCGGCGATCTACACGGTGGGCGCGGGCCGGGCGCGGCGTCCGGCAAAAGCCGACACCTCCCCACCCCCTTCCGCACAGGGAGCAGCGGCATGA
- a CDS encoding sugar ABC transporter ATP-binding protein — protein MVMPILTLQGLAKTYPNGTAALKGVDMTVAPGTVHGLLGANGAGKSTLIKILAGALQPSDGRMEWQGAPVTWTGPAAPRAAGIATIYQHVPLVPTLSAIENIQLDRSGLWRRDLVARDHVQAIVDDLGNPFPLDGLVADLPIGKRQMVAIVQALAADAQLIIMDEPTASLAGHERDNVYATIRRLKAEGRTVLFISHFIDEIIALTDCVTVLRDGRAVLNAPTAQLSEKAVADAIAGRAVQALQRDGHKRAFGDAILEVRDLAAPGRLAPTSFMLRAGEIIGLAGLLGSGRSELLHAIFGADRDATGTVLVDKQSVLHRTDEAVAAGLALVPEDRAKQGYVPLLSLADNIALADPGGFIKPSRDERAHAAEAVAQLAIRAKDIDALPTDLSGGNAQKVVIAKWLKPRTRVLMLDEPTAGIDIGARTDILRLIRSLADDGLPVLLVSSEFAELIAICDRILVMRDGHVVADVDPDRVDEADLLLIAGGGRRPDPVQGVAP, from the coding sequence ATGGTGATGCCCATCCTGACCCTGCAGGGGCTGGCCAAGACCTACCCCAACGGCACCGCCGCGCTGAAGGGCGTCGACATGACCGTCGCGCCGGGCACGGTCCATGGCCTGCTGGGCGCCAACGGCGCGGGCAAGTCGACGCTGATCAAAATATTGGCGGGCGCCCTGCAACCCAGCGACGGCCGGATGGAATGGCAGGGCGCGCCCGTCACGTGGACCGGCCCCGCCGCACCCAGGGCGGCGGGCATCGCCACCATCTACCAGCATGTACCGCTGGTCCCGACCCTGTCCGCGATCGAGAATATCCAGCTCGACCGTTCCGGCCTGTGGCGTCGCGATCTGGTCGCGCGGGATCATGTGCAGGCCATCGTCGACGATCTGGGCAACCCCTTTCCGCTTGATGGGCTGGTCGCCGACCTGCCGATCGGCAAGCGGCAGATGGTCGCCATCGTTCAGGCGCTGGCGGCCGATGCGCAACTCATCATCATGGACGAGCCGACCGCTTCGCTCGCAGGCCATGAGCGCGACAATGTCTATGCCACCATTCGCCGGTTGAAGGCAGAGGGCCGGACGGTGCTGTTCATTTCCCACTTCATCGACGAGATCATCGCCCTGACCGATTGCGTCACGGTCCTGCGCGACGGTCGGGCGGTCCTGAACGCGCCGACCGCGCAGCTCAGTGAAAAGGCCGTGGCCGACGCCATTGCCGGGCGCGCGGTGCAGGCCCTGCAGCGCGACGGCCATAAGCGCGCCTTCGGCGACGCCATATTGGAGGTGCGCGATCTGGCCGCGCCGGGGCGGCTGGCTCCCACCAGCTTCATGTTGCGCGCAGGCGAGATTATCGGCTTGGCGGGCCTGCTGGGATCGGGACGCAGCGAATTGCTGCATGCCATTTTCGGCGCTGATCGCGATGCCACCGGCACGGTGCTGGTCGACAAACAATCCGTCCTGCATCGCACCGACGAGGCAGTCGCTGCCGGATTGGCGCTGGTGCCGGAGGATCGGGCGAAACAGGGCTATGTCCCGTTGCTGTCGCTGGCCGACAATATCGCGCTGGCCGACCCCGGCGGGTTCATAAAGCCATCGCGCGACGAACGCGCACACGCCGCCGAAGCGGTCGCGCAACTGGCGATCCGGGCGAAGGATATAGACGCCCTGCCGACCGATCTGTCAGGCGGCAACGCGCAGAAGGTGGTGATCGCCAAATGGCTGAAGCCGCGCACGCGTGTGTTGATGCTGGACGAGCCGACCGCCGGGATCGACATCGGCGCGCGCACCGACATATTGCGGCTGATCCGTTCACTGGCCGACGACGGCCTCCCGGTCTTGCTGGTTTCGTCCGAATTTGCCGAGCTGATCGCTATCTGCGACCGCATATTGGTGATGCGCGACGGCCATGTGGTCGCCGACGTCGATCCTGACCGCGTGGACGAAGCCGACCTCCTCCTCATCGCCGGCGGCGGACGTCGGCCCGATCCTGTTCAGGGAGTTGCCCCATGA
- a CDS encoding sugar ABC transporter substrate-binding protein: MILRSRHVLRALSLVVLLIAGASLIAVRQTVQAGRPASPPVQVGGDRYGLSTVGLSYPFAAAIAKGFSNAAARAGAMAVVLDAKGDVQKQANDIDDLIAQRAKGIAIMPIDSVVAQGWVDRIGRQAIPVVSVAALIGDPRKRSVRDVYPGLTALVSQDEVTAGEAAGQLAARLLPTGRPARIAVIEGAAGFPEVEQRARGFRQALDKAGILYRIMASQPGNWSSQGGEAACQNILTAQPRIDLIFNEADDMVIGCARAVRAAGSKARLIGVGGSRLAIASIKAGAVDGTVCFKPEALGALAFAALHRAANGAKAGGDRFLTYPIPAVTRANVDACVGQW; encoded by the coding sequence ATGATATTGCGGAGCCGTCATGTCCTGCGCGCGCTGTCGCTGGTCGTCCTGCTGATCGCGGGCGCATCGCTCATCGCGGTGCGGCAGACGGTGCAGGCGGGCCGCCCCGCCTCCCCCCCTGTGCAGGTCGGCGGGGACCGGTACGGCCTGTCCACCGTGGGCCTCAGCTATCCATTCGCCGCCGCCATCGCCAAGGGATTCAGCAACGCCGCCGCGCGCGCGGGCGCTATGGCGGTCGTGCTTGACGCCAAGGGCGACGTACAAAAGCAGGCCAATGATATTGACGACCTGATCGCCCAGCGCGCCAAAGGCATCGCGATCATGCCGATCGATTCCGTAGTGGCGCAGGGCTGGGTCGACCGCATCGGGCGGCAGGCGATTCCGGTCGTGTCGGTCGCAGCACTGATCGGCGATCCGCGCAAACGATCGGTGCGCGACGTCTATCCGGGGCTGACCGCGCTGGTATCGCAGGACGAGGTGACGGCGGGCGAAGCGGCCGGCCAGCTCGCCGCGCGCCTGCTGCCGACCGGCCGACCGGCACGGATAGCGGTAATCGAGGGCGCCGCCGGTTTCCCGGAAGTCGAACAAAGGGCGCGCGGGTTCCGGCAGGCGCTGGACAAGGCGGGCATCCTCTATCGCATTATGGCCTCTCAACCCGGCAACTGGTCGTCGCAGGGGGGCGAGGCGGCCTGCCAGAATATCCTGACCGCCCAACCCCGGATCGACCTGATCTTCAATGAGGCCGACGACATGGTGATCGGATGCGCCCGCGCGGTGCGCGCCGCCGGGTCGAAGGCGCGGCTCATCGGGGTCGGCGGATCGCGGCTGGCGATCGCGTCGATCAAGGCCGGGGCCGTGGACGGCACCGTCTGTTTCAAGCCAGAAGCGTTGGGCGCGCTTGCCTTCGCCGCGCTGCATCGCGCCGCCAACGGCGCAAAGGCAGGAGGCGACCGTTTTCTGACCTATCCCATCCCCGCCGTCACCCGCGCCAATGTCGATGCGTGTGTCGGCCAATGGTGA
- a CDS encoding MaoC/PaaZ C-terminal domain-containing protein, with amino-acid sequence MIVEQYFEDYDIGSERRSFGRTITETDFVVHAGHTGDFFPHHMDAHWCATQDIGQRIAHGTMIFSIGIGLTATVINPHAMSYGYDRLRFIRPVHIGDTIHTITRIADKRDHAKRIDHGVVTEAVDIRNQRDETVLACEHLYLVLRRDAAA; translated from the coding sequence ATGATCGTGGAACAGTATTTCGAGGACTATGATATCGGGTCGGAACGCCGGAGCTTCGGCCGCACGATCACCGAAACCGATTTCGTCGTCCATGCTGGCCATACCGGCGATTTCTTCCCGCACCATATGGATGCCCACTGGTGCGCGACACAGGATATCGGCCAGCGGATCGCCCATGGCACGATGATCTTCAGCATCGGCATCGGCCTGACCGCCACGGTCATCAACCCCCATGCCATGTCCTATGGCTATGACCGGCTGCGCTTCATCCGCCCGGTCCATATCGGCGACACGATCCACACGATCACCCGCATCGCCGACAAGCGCGACCACGCCAAGCGGATCGACCATGGCGTCGTCACCGAAGCGGTCGACATCCGCAACCAGCGCGACGAAACCGTGCTGGCGTGCGAGCATCTGTATCTGGTCCTGCGGCGCGACGCGGCCGCCTGA
- a CDS encoding CoA transferase, with the protein MNKAGYLAAPYGIYRTADGHMALAMAPVDRLGALIDCADLTDFAPNRWFADRDAIKARLRDHLVGQSTAHWLSRLEPAGIWAAPVLDWPTLIADPGFAALDAVQSVTSPDGASLSLTRCPIRIDGRIIKNERAAPRLGADSQAIQSDITGAA; encoded by the coding sequence GTGAATAAGGCGGGCTATCTGGCCGCGCCCTATGGCATCTATCGGACGGCGGACGGCCATATGGCGCTGGCCATGGCGCCGGTCGACCGGCTGGGCGCGCTGATCGACTGCGCCGATCTGACCGATTTCGCGCCAAACCGCTGGTTCGCGGATCGCGACGCGATCAAGGCGCGGCTGCGCGATCATCTCGTTGGCCAATCCACCGCCCACTGGCTGTCGCGGCTCGAACCTGCCGGCATCTGGGCCGCGCCGGTGCTGGACTGGCCAACGCTGATCGCCGACCCCGGCTTTGCCGCGCTGGACGCGGTGCAGTCCGTCACGTCGCCTGATGGCGCGTCCCTGTCGCTGACCCGCTGCCCCATTCGCATCGATGGCCGGATCATCAAGAACGAACGCGCGGCGCCCCGACTGGGCGCCGACAGCCAGGCCATCCAGTCAGACATCACAGGTGCCGCATGA
- a CDS encoding IS1380-like element ISSp1 family transposase: MNDDIASSFGFPAVGRKKITAAFDGGRLTSDGGVLLLAQAERAMGICQRLAACIADPRDPARVIHRLDDILRARVFAIACGYEDADDLDALRDDPGFRLALGKLPESGAGLASQPTMSRWENAPTTRELASMMAAMIDIYCASYPAPPTAVTLDIDDTCDVVHGYQQLSFWNGHHGERCFLPIHIYDTATGRPVAMLLRTGKTPSGKEAAGHIRRLVRHLRRNWPDTHITIRGDGHYGRPEVMAYCDAARVDYVFGLPTNSALRADPAIVAVADACAVKRAQRQCPVLRNYAETRYGAKTWKCQRRVVARIEASTLGMDIRYVVTSLATGSAEHIYDTLYCARGQAENLIKRHKSQLASDRTSCRSANANQMRLILHTAAYWLLWRIQQAMPRTAALASAEFTTLRLRLLKVAARVVESASRIRIAFASACPDADLFRALVLRLKPAPT; the protein is encoded by the coding sequence ATGAACGATGATATCGCAAGCTCATTTGGATTCCCAGCAGTCGGCCGCAAGAAAATCACAGCTGCGTTCGACGGTGGCCGGCTTACCTCGGATGGCGGTGTTCTACTGCTTGCACAGGCCGAGCGCGCGATGGGGATTTGCCAGCGCCTGGCGGCTTGTATTGCCGATCCGCGCGATCCAGCGCGGGTGATCCATCGCCTGGATGACATTCTGCGTGCCCGTGTGTTCGCGATTGCGTGCGGCTATGAGGATGCCGATGATCTCGATGCTCTGCGCGACGATCCAGGCTTCCGCCTGGCGCTCGGCAAGCTGCCGGAATCGGGCGCGGGGCTGGCCAGCCAACCGACGATGAGCCGGTGGGAAAATGCACCGACTACGCGCGAACTGGCCAGCATGATGGCCGCGATGATCGACATCTACTGCGCCAGCTATCCCGCCCCTCCGACAGCGGTCACGCTGGATATCGACGACACGTGCGACGTCGTGCATGGCTATCAACAGCTCTCGTTCTGGAACGGGCATCATGGGGAGCGCTGCTTCCTACCGATCCATATCTACGACACCGCGACCGGCAGGCCGGTGGCCATGCTGCTGCGCACAGGCAAGACGCCTTCTGGAAAGGAGGCGGCGGGGCACATCCGACGCCTGGTGCGTCACCTGCGCCGTAATTGGCCCGATACCCACATCACTATCCGCGGCGACGGGCACTATGGTCGACCCGAGGTCATGGCCTACTGCGATGCGGCCCGCGTCGATTACGTGTTCGGCCTGCCCACCAATTCAGCGCTGCGCGCCGATCCCGCCATTGTTGCGGTCGCCGATGCCTGCGCGGTCAAGCGCGCCCAGCGTCAGTGTCCCGTCCTGCGCAACTATGCCGAGACCCGCTATGGGGCAAAGACCTGGAAGTGCCAGCGTCGCGTCGTTGCACGGATCGAGGCCAGCACGCTGGGCATGGACATCCGCTATGTCGTCACCTCGTTGGCAACAGGATCGGCCGAGCACATCTACGACACGCTCTACTGCGCGCGTGGTCAGGCCGAGAACCTGATCAAGCGCCACAAGTCCCAGCTCGCCAGCGACCGAACCTCGTGCCGCTCGGCCAATGCCAATCAGATGCGCCTGATACTGCACACTGCCGCATACTGGCTGCTATGGCGCATCCAGCAGGCGATGCCCAGGACCGCTGCTCTGGCAAGCGCGGAGTTTACCACCTTGCGCCTGCGGCTGCTCAAGGTCGCTGCGCGCGTCGTAGAAAGTGCTAGCCGCATCCGCATTGCCTTCGCTTCCGCCTGTCCGGATGCCGACCTGTTCCGCGCCCTCGTTCTCCGGCTGAAGCCTGCGCCGACGTAG